A region from the Lolium perenne isolate Kyuss_39 chromosome 4, Kyuss_2.0, whole genome shotgun sequence genome encodes:
- the LOC127329989 gene encoding egg cell-secreted protein 1.4-like has product MSRTYFDKMAPVAKLAVLLAILFAAVGGVSGLEAVAPAPAPLVARLNAAFAGLEGSVQQPADGAVGWMMECWSAVTELRSCTNEIVLFFLSGDSFLGRDCCLVIRTITRHCWPTMLASVGFTAEEAGILRGFCDAEVGGAHAPPATPSVPPTAPAPAQAR; this is encoded by the coding sequence ATGTCTCGTACGTACTTCGACAAGATGGCACCCGTAGCGAAGCTCGCAGTCCTTCTCGCCATACTCTTCGCTGCCGTCGGCGGCGTCTCAGGCCTTGAAGCCGTGGCGCCAGCGCCGGCGCCCCTCGTCGCCCGTCTCAACGCCGCCTTCGCCGGCCTCGAAGGTTCCGTTCAGCAACCTGCGGACGGCGCCGTCGGCTGGATGATGGAGTGCTGGAGCGCGGTGACGGAGCTGCGGTCGTGCACGAACGAGATCGTGCTCTTCTTCCTCAGCGGCGACTCCTTCCTCGGCCGTGACTGCTGCCTCGTCATCCGCACCATCACGCGTCACTGCTGGCCCACGATGCTCGCCTCGGTCGGCTTCACGGCCGAGGAGGCCGGCATCCTCCGCGGATTCTGCGATGCCGAGGTGGGCGGCGCTCACGCCCCGCCGGCCACTCCGTCGGTACCGCCCACAGCGCCGGCGCCAGCGCAGGCACGTTGA